A window from Scleropages formosus chromosome 17, fSclFor1.1, whole genome shotgun sequence encodes these proteins:
- the rpl35 gene encoding large ribosomal subunit protein uL29, with protein sequence MAKIKARDLRGKKKEELLKQLEDLKVELSQLRVAKVTGGAASKLSKIRVVRKSIARVLTVINQTQKENLRKFYKGKKYKPLDLRPKKTRALRRRLNKHEENLRTKKTQRKERLYSIRKFAVKA encoded by the exons G GCGAAGATCAAGGCCCGTGATCTGCgtgggaagaagaaggaagagcTGCTCAAGCAGCTGGAGGACCTGAAGGTGGAACTGTCCCAGCTCCGTGTTGCAAAGGTTACGGGCGGAGCTGCCTCCAAGCTGTCTAAGAT TCGTGTTGTCCGCAAGTCCATCGCCAGAGTGCTGACTGTCATCAATCAGACCCAGAAGGAAAACTTGAGGAAGTTCTACAAG GGAAAGAAATACAAGCCCCTGGACCTGAGGCCTAAGAAGACCCGTGCGCTCCGCAGGCGCTTGAACAAGCACGAAGAGAACCTGAGGACGAAGAAAACGCAGAGGAAGGAGCGTTTGTACTCCATCCGCAAGTTTGCTGTCAAGGCATGA